A genomic segment from Amygdalobacter nucleatus encodes:
- the frr gene encoding ribosome recycling factor — protein sequence MAIEITKSTYEPYEEKMKKYLDNLVENLTYIRAGRANPRLLDRVLVDYYSSMTPINQLANIQVPEARQLLITPWDANVLKSIEKAIYDSDLGLTPSSDGKSIRLTFPALTEERRHDLAKEVDKYGEEAKINIRTVRRDFLDSMKKLLKSNQISEDVYTGCEEDIQKLLNKYSEQVDKAVKVKSAELMEI from the coding sequence ATTTGGACAATTTGGTTGAAAATCTAACTTACATCAGAGCTGGACGTGCTAATCCACGCTTGTTAGATCGCGTCTTGGTTGATTATTATTCATCAATGACACCAATTAATCAATTAGCTAATATCCAAGTACCTGAAGCTAGACAATTGTTGATAACGCCTTGGGACGCAAATGTCTTAAAGAGTATTGAGAAGGCAATTTATGATTCCGATTTGGGCTTGACACCTTCTAGCGACGGTAAGAGCATTCGCTTGACTTTTCCAGCTTTGACTGAGGAGAGACGCCATGATTTAGCTAAAGAAGTAGATAAATATGGTGAAGAAGCTAAGATCAATATCAGAACTGTGCGCCGCGATTTCTTGGATAGTATGAAGAAGCTCCTCAAGAGTAACCAGATCAGTGAAGATGTTTATACTGGTTGTGAAGAAGATATTCAAAAGCTTTTGAATAAATATAGCGAACAGGTCGATAAAGCCGTCAAAGTTAAATCTGCAGAATTGATGGAAATTTAA
- the uppS gene encoding polyprenyl diphosphate synthase has product MAYQLSDQTLSDLKILKLPKHVAIIMDGNGRYAERLNKPRSFGHKAGALNLTNVCRIMDAMGISYLTVYAFSTENWQRPLSEVTQLFALVSQFFDQYIDEICELGVRLRFIGEIGELPLSLQKTVKRATELTHDNNKLQLIIALNYGARQEIAKAACKFALDCELQPDLLKLKAKDLEAKFASYLWTCDLPDPDLVIRTAGELRLSNFLLWQLAYAELYSTDCLWPEFGEKEILSAIVAYNQRTRKFGGLAKS; this is encoded by the coding sequence TTGGCTTACCAATTAAGTGATCAAACTTTAAGTGACTTAAAAATTTTAAAGTTACCTAAGCACGTGGCAATTATTATGGACGGTAACGGCCGTTATGCCGAACGCCTCAATAAGCCACGTTCTTTTGGTCATAAAGCTGGCGCTCTAAACTTAACTAATGTTTGTCGAATCATGGATGCGATGGGGATTAGTTATTTAACTGTCTATGCTTTTTCAACTGAAAACTGGCAGCGACCGCTAAGCGAAGTTACCCAATTGTTTGCCTTAGTCTCACAATTTTTTGATCAGTATATTGATGAAATATGTGAGCTTGGCGTCAGATTGCGTTTTATTGGTGAAATAGGCGAGTTACCTTTAAGCTTACAAAAGACAGTCAAGCGAGCTACTGAGTTGACACATGACAATAATAAGCTGCAGCTGATAATAGCACTTAATTATGGGGCAAGGCAGGAAATAGCTAAGGCAGCTTGTAAATTTGCTTTGGATTGTGAATTACAGCCAGACTTGTTAAAGCTAAAAGCTAAGGACTTAGAAGCAAAATTTGCTAGCTATCTTTGGACATGTGACTTGCCTGATCCTGATCTAGTGATTAGGACGGCAGGTGAGTTACGTTTGTCTAACTTTTTACTTTGGCAGTTAGCTTATGCTGAGTTATACAGTACAGATTGTCTTTGGCCTGAGTTTGGTGAAAAGGAAATACTTTCAGCAATTGTTGCGTATAATCAACGGACACGTAAATTTGGTGGCTTAGCCAAAAGCTGA
- a CDS encoding phosphatidate cytidylyltransferase yields the protein MNDRTKTGIVLVILALFFLLPAAFFSQIIIVAGVIVTILTCLEMFYALRRRLKPISLTSIFIGAFTALLPLFVWLAFSDYVNWFNLPLRASGISAELVQNNLWRSYYLWLFGLGFAVYAFAFFIYALFSVLWQFMHYGPIVLPQAGLTVFAALYLSLPLASLALLSFAIPNGYKWVWFAVIVVTTTDIAAYYGGKNFGKNKIVPDISPNKTIEGTISGLLASAVVGSLYALLFLTGSVPQLSSYFLNFIIGFCAAFILSILAQLGDWFASALKRWVKLKDFSKILPGHGGVLDRIDSYMFVLPGLLLLTFVYYMSKFA from the coding sequence ATGAACGATCGTACTAAAACAGGAATAGTTTTGGTGATACTGGCTTTGTTCTTTTTATTGCCGGCTGCCTTTTTTAGCCAGATTATTATAGTTGCAGGTGTAATAGTTACAATTCTAACTTGCTTAGAGATGTTTTATGCTTTACGCCGACGCCTAAAACCAATAAGTTTGACGAGTATTTTTATCGGTGCATTTACAGCTTTGTTGCCGTTATTTGTTTGGTTAGCATTCAGTGATTATGTTAATTGGTTTAATTTGCCATTAAGAGCTAGCGGAATTTCCGCCGAACTTGTTCAGAATAATCTATGGCGCTCTTATTATTTATGGTTATTTGGCTTAGGTTTTGCTGTATATGCCTTTGCGTTCTTTATTTATGCTTTATTCTCAGTGCTTTGGCAGTTCATGCATTATGGTCCAATTGTTTTACCTCAAGCTGGTTTGACGGTATTTGCTGCGCTTTACTTATCCTTACCATTGGCTTCATTGGCCTTATTATCATTTGCAATCCCAAATGGCTACAAGTGGGTTTGGTTTGCTGTTATAGTAGTTACGACTACTGATATTGCCGCATACTATGGTGGTAAGAATTTTGGCAAGAACAAAATTGTGCCTGACATCAGTCCAAATAAGACGATTGAGGGAACTATTTCTGGTTTGCTTGCTTCAGCAGTAGTTGGCAGCCTATATGCTTTACTGTTTTTAACTGGCTCAGTACCACAACTCAGTTCTTATTTCCTGAATTTTATCATTGGCTTCTGTGCCGCCTTTATTTTAAGCATTTTAGCGCAGTTAGGTGATTGGTTCGCCTCGGCTCTGAAGCGTTGGGTCAAGCTAAAAGATTTTAGTAAGATTTTGCCTGGCCATGGTGGTGTTTTGGATCGTATAGATTCATACATGTTCGTATTACCAGGTCTGTTATTGTTAACATTTGTTTATTACATGAGTAAATTTGCCTGA
- the dxr gene encoding 1-deoxy-D-xylulose-5-phosphate reductoisomerase, with amino-acid sequence MYKKISILGSTGSIGRQTLAVCRNYNLSVIALACRSNWRLLIEQIMEFKPLAVALCTEDKNLQADFNSNLANSLAKLSDAYKGPDVFLGEDAACKLVAYDCDLAVGAIIGLAGLAPNLAFLEAGVDLALANKESIVCASYLLDQAMAKSKAIILPVDSEHAAISECLKAGERSDFKRIWLTASGGPFRTWEAANIALATKEEALKHPTWQMGAKITIDSATMMNKGLEMIEAAYLFKVKADDIQVVVHPQSIIHSAVEWQDGQVTAEMSFPNMEAPIKAAIFYPNKLEGLTEPFNFFDERARNLTFYPPDFNKFPCLALAKSAMIEGGIAPLVLNAANEAAVQCFLHDQIRLGQIATSVEAALDDCRKLNINQVHDLAELLALDQKYRNFVRNYLHV; translated from the coding sequence ATGTATAAAAAAATAAGTATTTTGGGCTCAACAGGCTCAATTGGTCGACAAACTTTGGCAGTTTGCCGTAATTATAATTTGTCAGTTATAGCGTTAGCATGCCGTTCTAATTGGCGTTTATTGATCGAGCAGATCATGGAGTTTAAGCCGTTAGCCGTTGCTTTATGTACGGAAGATAAAAATTTACAAGCTGATTTTAATAGCAATTTGGCAAATAGCTTAGCTAAGCTGTCTGATGCTTACAAAGGACCAGATGTATTTTTGGGTGAGGATGCTGCATGCAAATTAGTTGCTTATGATTGTGACTTAGCAGTTGGTGCCATCATTGGTTTAGCTGGTTTAGCACCTAATTTGGCCTTTTTGGAGGCAGGCGTTGATTTAGCTTTGGCTAACAAAGAGAGTATAGTTTGCGCTAGTTATTTGCTTGATCAAGCTATGGCTAAATCTAAAGCCATAATTTTGCCAGTCGATAGTGAACACGCAGCTATTAGTGAGTGTCTGAAAGCAGGGGAGCGTTCAGATTTTAAGCGAATTTGGTTGACAGCTTCTGGCGGACCATTTCGCACCTGGGAAGCTGCCAATATTGCGCTGGCAACTAAGGAAGAAGCTCTGAAGCATCCTACTTGGCAGATGGGGGCCAAGATAACGATTGATTCAGCCACCATGATGAATAAGGGGTTAGAAATGATAGAAGCTGCTTATTTGTTTAAGGTAAAAGCGGATGATATTCAAGTTGTTGTACATCCACAATCAATCATTCATTCTGCTGTTGAATGGCAAGATGGTCAGGTGACGGCTGAAATGAGTTTTCCAAATATGGAAGCACCAATCAAAGCAGCTATCTTTTATCCCAATAAGTTAGAGGGCTTAACTGAACCGTTCAATTTCTTTGATGAACGGGCGCGTAATTTAACATTTTATCCGCCTGATTTTAATAAATTTCCTTGTTTAGCTTTAGCTAAATCTGCTATGATTGAAGGCGGAATTGCGCCATTAGTTTTGAATGCAGCTAATGAAGCGGCAGTTCAGTGCTTTTTGCATGATCAAATTCGTTTGGGCCAAATTGCTACATCGGTAGAAGCGGCATTAGATGACTGTCGTAAACTTAACATAAATCAAGTACATGATTTAGCAGAACTTTTGGCACTTGATCAAAAATATAGAAATTTTGTGAGGAACTATTTACATGTCTAA
- the rseP gene encoding RIP metalloprotease RseP has protein sequence MSNLLNIVVGILIGLVSLSLMMLLHELGHYVAGRLLGFKIIEFSLFMGPRIFSRVKNDIRYSIKSLPIGASVEFAGEYPEMDEKLNPNQIANPELGQTEKLEDESLSKEAILERDKAAGIFYAQAKWKRFIVMAAGPTMNLITGFLAFVIYFALTYSSTTQLLEAPKYSLAADLGIQAGDKIVTYNGFKIKTDMDIVVAEKFPASEQGRLLVYEHTDKDGTVSQKQGYLQDRKLKFLRLNVIGQAEEDKFKVIQSQNDAIQVGDVITSIDGKKFTPEARVYTGEAEANSEITSKIKLLRAGKEVEVDAKQTVYAVKAPSGLYLQAVSGVSPAIGYAWNYCFSVAKSTYYLLGLLFKGMLPVRDAFAGPVGIVNLYSQINSANFVIWEKLLRFVQMFALISLSLGICNFIPLPPLDGSQIFLLAIEAIRGKRLSEKWENLYGYLGLALVLGLALFTLYLDIARIFNH, from the coding sequence ATGTCTAATTTGCTTAACATAGTTGTTGGCATCTTAATCGGTCTTGTTTCACTTAGCTTGATGATGCTTTTGCATGAACTTGGCCACTATGTGGCGGGGCGCTTGCTTGGCTTTAAGATTATTGAATTTTCACTTTTCATGGGACCACGTATTTTTAGTCGTGTTAAAAATGACATCCGTTACAGTATAAAATCCCTGCCAATTGGTGCATCCGTTGAGTTTGCTGGTGAATATCCAGAGATGGATGAAAAGCTAAATCCTAATCAAATTGCTAATCCTGAGCTTGGCCAGACTGAGAAGTTGGAAGATGAATCACTCAGTAAAGAAGCTATTTTAGAGCGTGACAAAGCAGCTGGTATTTTCTATGCTCAAGCTAAATGGAAGCGCTTCATTGTCATGGCAGCTGGTCCAACCATGAACCTCATCACTGGTTTCTTGGCCTTTGTTATCTATTTTGCACTTACTTATTCCAGCACTACTCAGTTGTTAGAAGCACCGAAATATAGTTTAGCAGCTGATCTAGGCATTCAAGCTGGTGATAAGATTGTCACTTATAATGGCTTCAAGATTAAAACAGACATGGATATTGTCGTAGCTGAGAAGTTCCCAGCTAGCGAACAAGGTCGATTGCTTGTATATGAGCATACGGATAAAGATGGCACCGTCAGCCAAAAGCAAGGCTATTTACAAGACAGAAAGCTTAAATTTTTACGCTTGAATGTGATTGGTCAGGCTGAAGAAGATAAGTTCAAAGTCATCCAATCCCAAAATGATGCTATTCAAGTTGGCGATGTAATTACGAGCATCGATGGCAAAAAGTTCACCCCTGAAGCTAGAGTTTATACAGGTGAAGCTGAAGCTAATTCTGAAATTACAAGCAAAATCAAGCTCTTACGCGCTGGAAAAGAAGTAGAAGTAGATGCAAAGCAGACAGTCTATGCTGTTAAAGCTCCATCAGGCTTATATTTACAGGCTGTAAGCGGTGTCAGCCCAGCTATTGGTTACGCTTGGAATTATTGTTTTTCAGTTGCTAAGAGTACATATTATCTCTTAGGCTTACTGTTCAAGGGCATGTTACCAGTTAGAGATGCCTTTGCTGGCCCTGTTGGTATCGTCAATTTGTATTCGCAAATTAATAGTGCCAATTTCGTAATTTGGGAGAAATTGCTCAGATTTGTGCAGATGTTTGCCTTAATTTCCCTGAGCTTGGGCATTTGCAACTTTATTCCGTTACCACCACTAGATGGTTCGCAAATTTTCTTGTTAGCAATCGAAGCTATTCGTGGCAAGCGTTTATCCGAAAAATGGGAGAATTTATATGGCTACCTTGGCTTAGCTTTAGTTCTCGGCTTAGCTTTGTTTACACTCTATCTTGATATTGCGCGTATTTTTAATCACTAG
- the ispG gene encoding flavodoxin-dependent (E)-4-hydroxy-3-methylbut-2-enyl-diphosphate synthase, which produces MERRKTRLVKAGKIAFGSDAPLVIQSMNSTDTRDVEASLKQIVELKEAGCHLTRLAVPDFTAANALKEIVKYSPLPIVADIHFDYKLALAAIDANVCKIRINPGNMKMNGGLKEVVQAAKAKHIAIRVGVNAGSLNPKILRKYGGPTAEALVESAKEAINMLEEENFYDIVLSLKSSFPLLTIQAYRLMANVCDYPFHIGVTEAGTLREGTIRSAVGIGTLLAEGIGDTLRVSLTAAPVEEVKAAISILKSLGLSEGLTFISCPTCGRTEVDLINVANEVEKRLANIKVNAKVAVMGCKVNGPGEARGADYGIAGGKGNYLLFKKGVTIKKVSEDGAIDALISEILQDQAKAKTAQAKI; this is translated from the coding sequence ATAGAACGTAGAAAAACAAGATTAGTTAAAGCTGGCAAGATTGCCTTTGGCTCAGATGCACCGTTAGTTATTCAATCGATGAATAGCACTGATACGCGTGATGTAGAAGCTTCGCTTAAGCAAATTGTTGAGCTCAAAGAAGCAGGTTGCCATTTGACGCGTTTGGCTGTACCTGATTTCACAGCTGCTAATGCATTGAAGGAAATTGTCAAATATTCACCTTTGCCAATTGTGGCTGATATTCACTTCGACTATAAGTTAGCTTTGGCAGCCATTGATGCCAATGTCTGTAAGATTAGAATTAATCCTGGCAATATGAAGATGAATGGTGGTCTGAAGGAGGTTGTGCAGGCAGCCAAAGCTAAGCATATTGCAATCAGAGTTGGCGTGAATGCAGGCTCCTTAAATCCTAAAATTTTACGCAAATATGGTGGTCCAACGGCAGAGGCACTGGTTGAAAGTGCTAAAGAGGCTATCAATATGCTAGAAGAAGAAAATTTTTACGATATTGTTTTGTCGCTTAAATCTTCCTTTCCGTTATTGACTATTCAGGCTTACAGGTTGATGGCCAATGTCTGCGATTATCCTTTTCATATTGGTGTTACAGAAGCTGGTACTCTGCGTGAAGGTACAATTCGCTCTGCTGTTGGAATTGGTACTTTATTAGCTGAGGGTATTGGTGATACTCTGCGTGTTTCTTTGACAGCAGCTCCTGTGGAAGAAGTGAAAGCAGCAATCAGTATCTTGAAGTCATTAGGCTTAAGTGAGGGCTTGACGTTTATTTCTTGTCCAACTTGTGGCCGCACGGAAGTTGATCTCATTAATGTTGCCAATGAAGTAGAAAAGCGTTTAGCAAATATCAAAGTTAATGCTAAGGTGGCAGTCATGGGCTGTAAGGTTAATGGCCCTGGTGAAGCTAGAGGCGCTGATTATGGCATTGCTGGCGGTAAGGGTAACTATCTTTTGTTTAAAAAAGGTGTCACAATCAAAAAAGTTTCAGAAGATGGCGCCATTGACGCCCTAATTTCAGAAATTTTACAAGATCAAGCTAAGGCTAAAACAGCTCAAGCTAAGATTTAA
- a CDS encoding PolC-type DNA polymerase III → MQEQANELDTSIKELKPIKSLAALLKDFAKLYDCPVFQKLNEQALERLAAFPATIQHYSCEIIESASLQAALSLYNQQNKQYNLKFYCSLSKDFRDIKLLRFIEKIFKEVFKEAANIELIFQFEPDFLQSFSKQAQAEFFIGIYPYLLYKLQAEISGKDNCFLQIMQLEATVDGLICKVPEQFYSSYPSELFKRLFDLLKYEFNLDLAYQIKKVAEIDTEANLEDQAYQEQQQLLKRMIKEQAAENANVPLPSEEAASSKATKAKQGQWLKDDDPNFLYGHVPVTDNISSLTDFNIQSQKVLVKGKVHNLEANPTRDGKNLIIKFALFGVDGAVQCFLFGKEEKLTPLSEQLQEKMWISAYVEASSNRYTNELEARILGIKKAEAPAKREDTAEKKRVELHCHSQMSAKDGFAEPKEIIRLAAHFGHKACAITDHGVVQAYPLMYEEKKALAKQGKQIKLIYGMEGYLVDDGNCVAFGLNIPDTPLTSFVAFDLETTGLNAHSDKIIELAAVRYKLNKDNVFEEVDKFTTFVNPGGMLSPKISQLTGIESLDLVGQPTISEVIPKFYEWLGNDPLVAHNGLFDLSFLRYAAFSLVKGTEARIKFNNILIDTVEMARTFYTGLSNYKLDTVANALHVELKQHHRALDDTRCCGEIFIKLLAELGIKDLASLNRKAGKEDIAQIKVRTKQVLHFIALCRDQLGLYNLYRLVSESHIHYFSSRPRIPRSLLRYFKAGLILGSSCEAGEVYRSMHKLYRDANKNMVLAKERLSEYQFKKMARFYDYLEIQPLANNHFFLRDESSGIRDENDLANINRLIIALAEKNHKPYVATCDSHFLEQNEQIYRNMLLSVNGFANADFSPCLYFRTTNEMLDCFNYLSEEERENAVITYPNEIAEQIIDNLPPFPEGTFPPEIPTADKEIHDLVWQEVKRLYEYKGKLPEIVEKRVHRELDSIIKNGFAIMYYISSKLVKQSNADGYFVGSRGSVGSSFVATLCGITEVNPLPAHYLCLDCHYSEFVNDSKYDSGFDLPRKACPNCHKPLQQEGQNIPFETFLGFNGDKEPDIDLNFSGEYQSRAHNFIKNMFGEEYTFRAGTISAYQEKNAIGVVKKYAETHEQNYTAANILRLANGICGVKRTTGQHPGGIVVIPKDRDIYDFTPIQYPADNQDSSMYTTHFDFNSLHDTILKFDCLGHDAPTQLKRLKDFTGVDFLTVPLNDPKVMSLYKDTSALELSEPDFQKVGCLGLPEQGTIMARGMIEETKPKSFYDLVQLAGLSHGTNVWNGNARDLINDGVCTIDQVIGCRDNIMTTLLSYNLPAKMSFDIMEKVRKGRGLTDEQIAKMRECKVPEWYIESCLKIQYLFPKAHAVAYVMSALRIAWYKVYRKQAFYAVWLGNNIDEFSADIIIGKSLSEIRASKEAYFNNFNKLNPREKKLYYILEIVEEMMLRGVKLLPIDLYKSDANYFLPEGDNVRPPFAVMPKFPKSTAEQIVKVRKDGEFLAKEDLSIRADVKQAAMEALEHFHVVDKLPEQNQMDLASLAAQQN, encoded by the coding sequence ATGCAGGAACAAGCCAATGAATTAGATACATCTATAAAGGAGCTTAAGCCAATTAAAAGCTTAGCTGCCTTATTAAAAGATTTTGCTAAATTATATGATTGCCCAGTTTTTCAAAAATTAAACGAGCAGGCTTTAGAACGTTTAGCAGCTTTTCCAGCTACGATTCAACATTACAGCTGCGAGATTATCGAGTCAGCTAGTTTGCAGGCAGCTTTGAGTTTGTATAATCAGCAGAACAAGCAATATAATTTGAAATTTTACTGTTCGCTGAGTAAAGATTTTCGCGACATTAAGTTGCTGCGTTTTATCGAAAAAATATTTAAAGAGGTTTTCAAAGAGGCGGCTAATATTGAGCTGATTTTCCAGTTTGAGCCTGATTTTTTGCAAAGCTTTTCTAAACAGGCGCAGGCGGAGTTCTTTATCGGTATTTATCCGTATCTTTTATATAAGCTACAAGCTGAAATTAGCGGCAAAGATAATTGTTTCTTGCAAATAATGCAACTTGAAGCAACTGTTGATGGCCTTATCTGCAAAGTGCCAGAACAGTTTTATAGTTCTTATCCAAGCGAGCTTTTTAAGCGTTTGTTTGACTTGTTGAAATATGAATTTAATCTTGATTTAGCTTACCAAATCAAAAAAGTAGCTGAAATTGATACAGAGGCGAATTTAGAAGATCAGGCTTATCAAGAACAGCAGCAATTACTAAAACGCATGATCAAAGAACAAGCTGCTGAAAATGCCAATGTGCCACTTCCTAGTGAAGAGGCAGCTAGTAGCAAGGCGACAAAAGCTAAGCAAGGTCAATGGCTTAAAGACGATGACCCTAATTTCTTGTATGGACATGTGCCAGTTACGGATAATATTAGTTCTTTGACTGATTTTAATATACAGAGCCAAAAAGTTTTGGTCAAAGGTAAAGTGCATAATTTGGAAGCTAATCCAACTCGTGATGGCAAAAATTTAATCATTAAATTTGCCTTGTTTGGAGTGGATGGGGCAGTACAGTGTTTTTTGTTCGGCAAGGAAGAAAAGCTGACGCCTTTAAGTGAGCAATTACAAGAGAAAATGTGGATTTCAGCTTATGTTGAAGCTAGTTCTAATCGCTATACGAACGAACTTGAAGCAAGAATTTTAGGCATCAAGAAGGCAGAAGCGCCAGCTAAACGGGAAGATACGGCTGAGAAAAAACGAGTCGAATTACATTGTCACAGCCAGATGAGTGCGAAGGATGGTTTTGCTGAACCGAAAGAAATTATCAGATTAGCAGCTCATTTTGGACATAAAGCCTGTGCTATTACAGATCATGGGGTTGTGCAAGCATATCCTTTGATGTATGAGGAGAAAAAGGCTTTAGCTAAACAAGGTAAGCAAATTAAGTTGATTTACGGCATGGAAGGATACCTAGTTGATGATGGTAACTGTGTGGCATTTGGCTTGAATATACCTGATACACCTTTAACATCATTTGTGGCTTTCGACTTGGAAACAACAGGCTTAAATGCGCATTCTGACAAAATAATTGAGTTGGCAGCGGTGCGTTATAAACTGAATAAGGATAACGTTTTTGAAGAAGTAGACAAGTTTACAACTTTCGTCAATCCTGGCGGCATGCTTAGTCCTAAAATCAGTCAATTGACAGGCATTGAATCTTTGGACTTAGTGGGCCAACCAACTATTTCTGAAGTTATACCCAAATTTTATGAATGGCTAGGTAATGATCCACTAGTAGCGCATAATGGCTTATTCGATTTAAGTTTTTTACGTTATGCGGCTTTTAGTTTGGTTAAAGGTACAGAAGCTAGAATTAAGTTCAACAATATTTTGATTGATACTGTAGAAATGGCTAGGACCTTTTATACAGGCTTAAGCAATTACAAACTAGATACAGTGGCCAATGCTTTACATGTAGAACTTAAACAACATCACCGCGCCTTAGATGATACTCGTTGCTGTGGCGAGATTTTTATCAAATTACTAGCTGAACTTGGTATTAAAGATTTAGCTAGCCTCAACAGAAAAGCCGGTAAAGAAGATATAGCGCAAATTAAGGTACGCACGAAACAAGTTTTGCATTTTATTGCGCTCTGTCGTGATCAGCTGGGACTTTATAATTTGTATCGTTTGGTGTCTGAAAGCCATATCCATTATTTCAGCTCTAGGCCGCGTATCCCACGCTCACTTTTGCGCTATTTCAAAGCTGGTTTAATCTTAGGTTCAAGCTGCGAAGCTGGCGAAGTATATAGAAGTATGCATAAACTTTATCGTGATGCCAACAAAAACATGGTTTTGGCCAAAGAGCGCTTGTCTGAGTATCAATTTAAGAAAATGGCGCGCTTCTACGATTACCTCGAAATTCAACCATTGGCGAACAATCATTTCTTTTTAAGAGATGAAAGTAGTGGTATTCGTGATGAAAACGATCTAGCTAATATTAATCGCTTGATCATTGCCTTAGCAGAGAAAAATCATAAGCCTTATGTAGCAACTTGTGATAGCCACTTTTTGGAGCAAAACGAGCAAATTTATCGCAATATGTTACTAAGCGTAAATGGCTTTGCGAATGCTGATTTTTCACCTTGTCTTTATTTCCGGACAACGAATGAAATGTTAGATTGCTTTAATTATCTTTCGGAGGAGGAGCGTGAAAATGCCGTCATTACGTATCCTAATGAGATAGCAGAACAAATTATTGATAATTTGCCACCTTTCCCAGAAGGCACATTCCCACCTGAAATTCCAACAGCTGACAAGGAAATTCATGACCTAGTTTGGCAGGAAGTCAAACGCTTGTATGAATATAAGGGCAAGTTGCCTGAGATAGTAGAGAAACGTGTACATCGTGAACTTGATTCAATCATCAAAAACGGTTTTGCTATCATGTACTACATATCGTCAAAATTAGTTAAACAATCGAATGCTGATGGCTATTTCGTTGGTTCGCGTGGATCTGTTGGCTCGTCATTTGTTGCCACCTTGTGCGGCATTACGGAAGTTAATCCATTGCCAGCTCATTATCTTTGCTTAGACTGTCATTATAGTGAATTTGTCAATGATAGTAAGTACGATAGCGGCTTTGATTTGCCACGCAAAGCTTGTCCAAATTGCCATAAACCTTTGCAACAAGAAGGGCAAAATATTCCATTCGAAACATTCTTGGGCTTTAACGGTGATAAGGAACCTGATATTGATTTGAACTTCTCAGGTGAATATCAGAGCCGTGCCCATAACTTTATCAAAAATATGTTCGGTGAAGAATATACATTTAGAGCCGGCACTATTTCAGCTTATCAGGAAAAGAATGCGATCGGTGTGGTGAAAAAATACGCTGAAACACATGAACAGAATTATACAGCTGCCAATATCTTACGCTTAGCAAACGGCATTTGTGGTGTTAAAAGAACTACTGGTCAGCACCCAGGTGGTATTGTGGTTATCCCGAAGGATCGCGATATTTACGACTTTACGCCAATTCAATATCCTGCGGATAATCAAGATAGTTCAATGTATACAACCCATTTCGATTTTAATTCGTTGCATGACACGATTTTGAAATTTGACTGTTTGGGCCATGATGCTCCAACTCAGTTGAAGCGCTTAAAAGATTTCACAGGCGTCGATTTCTTAACAGTTCCGCTTAATGATCCGAAAGTTATGTCTTTATATAAAGATACATCGGCTTTGGAATTGAGTGAGCCAGACTTCCAAAAAGTCGGCTGCCTCGGTCTACCAGAACAAGGTACGATCATGGCGCGTGGCATGATTGAGGAGACTAAACCTAAATCATTCTACGATCTCGTGCAGTTAGCTGGTTTGTCCCATGGTACGAATGTTTGGAACGGTAATGCTCGTGATTTGATCAACGATGGCGTATGTACAATTGACCAGGTCATTGGTTGCCGTGACAATATTATGACCACCTTACTTTCTTATAACTTACCGGCCAAGATGTCTTTCGATATTATGGAAAAGGTGCGTAAAGGCCGTGGCTTAACAGATGAGCAAATTGCTAAGATGCGTGAGTGCAAGGTGCCAGAATGGTATATTGAGTCTTGCTTAAAAATTCAGTATCTTTTCCCAAAGGCTCACGCTGTGGCTTATGTTATGTCAGCGTTGCGAATTGCTTGGTACAAAGTTTATCGTAAGCAGGCGTTCTATGCTGTCTGGCTTGGCAACAATATTGATGAATTTAGCGCTGATATAATCATTGGCAAAAGTTTAAGTGAGATTAGAGCTAGTAAGGAAGCTTATTTCAACAACTTCAATAAGCTAAATCCACGCGAAAAGAAATTGTATTATATCCTCGAAATTGTCGAAGAAATGATGCTGCGTGGCGTTAAGTTGCTGCCAATTGACCTTTACAAATCTGATGCTAACTATTTCTTGCCAGAGGGTGATAATGTTAGACCACCGTTTGCCGTGATGCCTAAATTCCCTAAGTCAACAGCTGAGCAAATTGTTAAAGTGCGTAAGGATGGCGAGTTTTTGGCCAAAGAAGATCTTTCAATCAGAGCTGATGTCAAGCAAGCTGCGATGGAAGCTTTGGAGCATTTCCATGTCGTAGATAAATTGCCCGAGCAAAATCAGATGGATTTAGCTAGTTTGGCAGCTCAGCAAAATTAG